One Chrysiogenia bacterium genomic window carries:
- a CDS encoding TonB family protein, protein MFEQSVTGSPRKPWSFAVSLLAQTAVLALVLAGTLMYTPLLPAARFAAVLLEPPPPPPGPPPAPPERTVAVKPQVFTAELVMPDRIPDKVAIVQDPTDAAPIAQPYVGVPGGDQNGSRDGVIGAFSTLNPTVAPPKPPELKVEKKPAPPPAPSGPVEVSKGVQAARLVHRVEPVYPPLAKQAHVSGAVRLRAVIAADGTVESLQVLSGHPLLIRAAADAIQQWRYRPTMLSGRAVPVSTEIEVNFVLR, encoded by the coding sequence GTGTTTGAACAATCTGTAACGGGGTCTCCACGCAAGCCGTGGAGCTTTGCAGTTTCGCTGTTGGCGCAGACCGCCGTTCTGGCGCTGGTCTTGGCCGGCACGCTCATGTATACGCCCTTGCTGCCGGCGGCGCGCTTCGCGGCCGTGCTGCTCGAGCCGCCTCCGCCGCCACCCGGTCCACCGCCCGCGCCGCCTGAGCGCACCGTCGCGGTCAAGCCGCAAGTTTTCACCGCGGAGCTGGTCATGCCGGACCGGATTCCCGACAAAGTCGCGATCGTGCAGGACCCGACCGACGCCGCACCCATCGCGCAACCCTACGTCGGCGTGCCGGGCGGCGACCAGAATGGCAGCCGCGACGGCGTCATCGGCGCGTTCAGCACCTTGAATCCAACCGTGGCGCCGCCCAAACCGCCCGAGCTCAAGGTCGAGAAGAAGCCCGCGCCGCCGCCCGCCCCCAGCGGTCCCGTCGAGGTGAGTAAAGGCGTCCAGGCCGCGCGCCTCGTCCACCGCGTCGAGCCGGTTTATCCGCCGCTCGCCAAGCAAGCCCACGTCAGCGGCGCGGTTCGGTTGCGCGCCGTCATCGCCGCCGACGGCACGGTCGAGTCGCTCCAGGTCCTGAGCGGCCACCCGCTGCTGATCCGCGCCGCCGCCGACGCGATCCAGCAATGGCGCTATCGCCCGAC
- a CDS encoding protein-L-isoaspartate(D-aspartate) O-methyltransferase produces the protein MVDSQIVARGVRDRRVLEALRQVQREAFVPPELAASANSDSPLPIGYGQTISQPYIVGYMSERLRLEPEHRTLEIGTGSGYQAAVLSLLCREVYSVEIIEELSSAARARLAELGYSNVHVRIGDGYKGWPSHAPYDRILLTAAPPEIPAALLDQLAPGGRLIAPVGPNYGAQNLLVVDKDAEGQIAEHVDLPVRFVPMVHAR, from the coding sequence ATGGTAGACAGCCAAATCGTGGCCCGGGGCGTGCGCGACCGGCGCGTGCTCGAAGCCTTGCGTCAGGTCCAGCGCGAGGCTTTCGTCCCGCCCGAGCTCGCTGCTTCCGCCAACTCAGACAGCCCCTTGCCGATCGGCTATGGCCAGACGATATCGCAGCCCTACATCGTCGGCTACATGAGCGAGCGATTGCGGCTCGAGCCCGAGCATCGCACGCTCGAGATCGGCACGGGCTCAGGCTACCAAGCCGCGGTGCTCTCGCTGCTATGTCGCGAAGTCTACTCGGTCGAGATCATCGAGGAGCTCAGCTCCGCCGCCCGCGCGCGCTTGGCCGAGCTCGGCTACTCGAACGTCCACGTACGCATCGGCGACGGCTACAAAGGCTGGCCTAGCCACGCGCCCTACGACCGCATCCTGCTAACGGCCGCGCCGCCTGAGATCCCCGCGGCCTTGCTCGACCAACTCGCGCCAGGCGGACGCCTCATCGCCCCCGTCGGCCCCAATTACGGCGCACAGAACCTCCTCGTGGTCGACAAAGACGCCGAAGGCCAAATCGCCGAACACGTCGACCTGCCCGTCCGCTTCGTGCCTATGGTGCACGCCCGCTAG